GCCCCGGCCAGCACCACGCCCGCCAGGAGCCAGATCATCCCCGGCAGGTAGCCCATTTGCGCCGCCAGCACCGGTCCGACCAGCGGGCCTGCTCCGGCAATCGCCGCAAAATGGTGACCGAACAGCACTTTCTTATCGGTCGGGACATAGTCGAGACCGTCGTTGTGACGCACCGCTGGCGTCATCCGCGTCGGGTCGACCGCCAGCACGTTTTTTGCGATATACAGGCCATAGAAACGATAGGCGATCAGATACACGCAGACTGCCGCGACGACAATCCATAGCGCGTTGATCTGTTCACCCCGGTTTAACGCGATATAACCAAGGGCAAAGGCTCCGATAACGGAGAGCAGTGTCCAGATAAGGTATTTCCCTGAATTATTCATCATTGTGTTCCACAGGTAGGGTAATCAGGATGTTACAATTTGTTTCTAGAACACAATATGGATTTTAACAACTTAGAAACGATGCAGATGTCGCCTTTCGGCAAGGATTTATCTCACATTGCTAGCGAGATCACTTCTGGCAGGAAAATGAATGAAAATGGAGATCGATATTCTGTAGCTGCACCGCGATGTGTTTCCCGGAGGCGGCGCGTTGCGCCTGTCCGGGCTACCCTACCGCAGACGGTTGCAAACCCGTAGCCCGGCTAAGGCGTTCACGCCGCAAGCCGGGAACCGGCGTCCCTCAGCCGAGGACCGCCGTGCCCAGACGGCAGGTGCAGCAGCGCCGTCCACGTTCGTCGAACACTGCAATTTCCCAGCTCTGGCCCTGGCGTCCCAGGTGCAGCGGGCGGCACTCGCCGCGCACTTTGCCGCTGGAAACCGCCCGGTGATGGGTGGCGTTGAGCTCGGTCCCCACCACGCACTGGCCCTCTTCGGTCATCAACCACCCGGCCATTGAGCCGAGGGTTTCCGCCAGCGCCGCCGATGCGCCTCCGTGTAACAAGCCAAAAGGCTGATGAGTACGGCCGTCGACCGGCATTTCAGCCTCCAGCACACCCTCCTCAATCCGGGTATAGACGATACCCAGATGCGCCACCATCGTATTCGCGCTGGTCGCGTTAAGCTCATCCAGCGTTAGCTGACGTTTCCAGGCCATTTATGCCCCCAGCGTTGAGCCACCGTCCACCACGATATCCTGCAGCGTGATGTGGCTGGCGTGACCAGAAGCAAGGAACAGAATCGTATTGGCAATTTCCTGCGGACGGGCGATTTTCCCTAGCGGAATGCCCAGCTTAAACTGCTCGCCGAAACCGCGAATACGCTGCTGTTCAGCGTCGTCGCTGACCCACAGCGTCCGCTGCATATCGGTATCGGTCGATCCAGGAGAAACCAGATTACAGCGCACGCCGCTGCCCGCCAGCTCCAGACCGACGGTCAACGCCAGGCTCTTCAGCGCCGCTTTCGAAGCGCCGTAAGCGCTCATGCCGATACGCGGGGTATGTGCGGCGTCGGAAGCCACGGTGACAATCGCTCCGCCCTTCTGGCGGCGAAACTGCGCCATCGTCTGCTGGAACAGGTTAAACGCCCCGCCGACGTTGACGGCAAAGGTCTGCTGCCAGTCTTCCAGACTCAGCGTATCGGTCGCCCCCATGCGCAAAATTCCGGCGGCATTGACCAGCACATCCAGTCGCTCGATATTATCCAGCAAGCGACCGCAGACCTGCGCCACCTGCTGCGCATCGGCAACGTTCAGCGTCTCGGTGGCGAAAGGATAATTGTCGCCTTCAAACGCCAGGTCAAAACCGGTCACCGTCGCGCCAGCCTCAACAAACGCCAGCGCGGTCGCATAGCCGATGCCTTTGCCCGCACCGGTTACCCACACGTTCTGTCCGTGAAAATCTAATCCAGCCATTATTTCACCTCGCGGGAAAGCAGCGCCCACCAGGCATCAATGGTCGGATTTTTCGCCAGCACCACGAAATCGATATCGCCGTGCACTTTACGCCAGCGGGCGGCGAGCGCCATCATGCGCACCGAATCCAGACCGTAGTCGATCAGGTTTTCATCATCCATTGGCTCGTCGGATTCGTCCAGCAGCGGCAGCACCAGCGCGCGCAGCGCGGCTTTCGACGCCGGTAGCGGCAGCAGCTCTTCGGTCATCACCACCCGACCGGAGCGGCCCGCGACGTATTTCAGCGCCATCAGGTGCTCTTCACGGCTGAAATCAGCCAGCGCATCGGCAACGAAGAACGGCTTAATATCGCGCATAAACGCGTCGGTCGCCGTCGTCATACAGCCGATATGGGCGTAAACACCGGTGATGATCAGCTGGTCACGACCGGCTTCTTTCAGCATATCTTCCAGCGGCGAACGATGGAATGCGCTGTAGCGCCACTTCACCAGTACGGTGTCGTTGTCGTCCGGCGCAAGCGTAGCGATCACCTGCTGCTGTTCCGGCGAGCGGGTCAGGCCCGGCCCCCACATATCGTTCAGCAGTGCGCGGTCCTCATCGCTCTGCTCTTTTGGTTGCGCGGTGTAAAACACCGGAATGTTATTCTGTTTGCAGAAATCGCGCAGGGCAGCGATGTTGGCCACCACTTTCTCCATCATTGCGCTGTTTTCGCCCCAAAAATTGAGGAAGTACTCCTGCATATCGTGGATTAACAGTGCGGCACGTGACGGCTCAAATGCCCAGTTCACTTTGTTCGCCGGGATATCGCTGGCTTCCGGCAGCGCGTAAGCCTGTAATTTAGGAATTGCCATTCTGTCTTCTCCTTCAGCCCAGCTTGCGTTCAGCCAGCCACTGACGTAATTGTTTTTTATCGACTTTGCCCACCGGCGTCAGCGGCAGCGCGTCAACGCACTCCACGCGGTCCGGAAGTTTAAATTCAGCGACCCCTTGTTCACGCAGGAAGCGGCGAACCGCCACCGCGCGCAGAGGTTCTTTGACCACCAGATATGCACAGCTTTTTTCGCCCAGCAGGCTGTCTTCCATGCTGACCAGCGCAACGTGGATCACCGCTGGGTGGCGCAGCAGCAGGTTTTCGATCTCTTCCGCCGCAATCTTTTCACCGCCGCGGTTGATCTGATCTTTTTCCCGGCCCTGCACGGTGATGTAGCCATCCTCGTCAACTGAAATCAGATCGCCCGAGCAGTAGAAACCGTCGGCATCAAACGCTTCGGCGTTGTGCTGCGGGCTTTTGTAGTAGCCGCGGAAGGTATAGGGTCCACGGGTCATCAGACGCCCCACTTCACCGCGCGGCAGCGGATTACCCTCGGCATCGGCCACCCACACTTCATCATCCGGACACATAGGGCAGCCCTGGGTGTTGATAATGCGCTCTGTACTGTCGTTGAGGCGGGTGTAGTTCACCAGCCCTTCAGCCATGCCGAAGACCTGCTGAAGCTGGCAGCCAATTTCCGCCGGAATACGGGCGGCGAGCGTCGCGGACAGGCGCGCTCCGCCAACCTGTAAAAGCTGCAGCGATTGCAGTTGGGCATTGCTGCCGGAGTCATGGATCTCCTGTAGCCACAAGCTCACCGCAGGCGGCACCAGCGAGGTCAGGTTGATTTGGTGTTTTTCAATCAGCGGGAAACACAGCGTGGCGCTCGGATCATGCGCCAGCACCACCACGCCACCAGCAAGGAACACACCTAATGAACCCGGAGAACTCATCGCATAGTTGTGGGCGGCGGGAAGCGCATTCAGATAGCGCGTTTCGGCGCTCACGCCGCACAGTTCATTGCTGCGGCGAATGCTGTAGTCATAGTCGTTATGCGTGCGCGGGATCAGCTTCGGCGTGCCGGTACTGCCGCCGGAAAGCTGGAAAAACGCCACTTCATCGGCAGGCGTCGGATTCGCCACGAAATGATCGGCAGGCTGCTCAATGGCCGCCGTCAGGCTCTGCTCGCCGTTATCGTTCAGCAGCAGCGCCACGCGTACCGACGGATGCTGCTCAACAAAAGCGTTAAGAAAAACATCATCAGCAAACAGCGCATGTTCGCGGTCGGCAATCAGCAGCGCGGGTTCAATCTGGGTGGCATAGGCATTCAGCTCGCTACGTTGATGGCTGAACAACGCGTTAACCGGCGCAACGCCAATACGCAGTAGCGCAAACAGAGTGATATAAAATTCCGCAACGTTACCCAGCTGTACCAGAGCCGTTTCGCCGCGCTTCAGGCCCTGACGTTGTAGCGAGAAGCCAAGGTTATCCACCAGACGGTTGAATTCGCGATAGCTGTACTGTTTGTCGCCTTCGATAATCGCGATGGCGTCGTTTTCCGCATGACGAGTAATCAGATTGGTGAGCGGCAGATCCTGCCAGTAACCTTTTTGCCGATAGCGGGCCGCAAAATCTTCCGGCCAGCGATTAAATTCGATCATCATAGTCCCTTATTGCAAGCCGAATACGTTCAGCATGGTAGTCAATTTGACGCCGGTTTCGCGCCACTCGCCCAGCGGCGAAGAGGCCGGGACGATGCCTGCGCCAGCAAACAGGCGCAGCGTGTGCTGATGCAGACGGGCGCAGCGAATCGTCACCACCCACTCGCCGTTACCTTCGTCATCACACCAGCCGACAATGCCGCCAAACAGCTGGCGGTCAAACGGCTCCAGTTCGTTAATCAGGCGTTTCGCCACCTGATGCGGGAAACCGCTCAGCGCTGGCGTCGGATGCAGCAGGCAGGCCAGCGACATGGCGTTTTCTTTTGCCAGCGCGGTGCCCTGAATCTGCGTCGCCAGATGCCACAGGGTTGGCGTAGTGGTCAGTTGCGGGAAGTCCGGCAGAGAGAGTTCGCTGCTGCGCGGCGTTAATACGGCTTTCATCGCCTGAGTCACCAGGTCGTGCTCATGGCGGTCTTTTGCCGACGCCAGCAGCTTATGCCCCGCTTCGCGATCCAGCACATCGTCCGGCTGACGGCGGGCCGAACCGGCCAGCGGCACCGAGCTAAAACGCGCCCCTTCTTTACGCAGCAGCAGTTCCGGGCTGGCGCCCAGCAGCACGCCGCCGTCTGATAACGGCACGTGGAAGTTAAAGCTGGCCGGGTTCTGGGCGATCAGGCGCTCAAGCAGCGCCCCGCTATCAACCCGTTCACGGGTGGTGATATCAATCAGGCGTGACAGGACAACTTTGTCCACTTCCGGTGTCGCGGTCAGGGCCGCTGCGCGCTCAACCATCGCCATAAAAGTGTCCTGCTCGGGGATTTCCCGACGCTGCACCACGTCCATTGGCGTCTGGCTTGATGCATAACGCGCGGACTGCTGTTTTTCGGTACGAGAAAAATCTTCCCAGCGCTCGGGGATGAACAGCTCGGACGGCTCGTTGGTATCAAACGGGATAGCGCCAACCATCACCGGCTTTGCAATCCCCGCAGCACGCGCCTCTTTAAACGCAGCCGTCATCTTGCTCTGGAACTCACCGGCCAGATTGTCGCCATCGGCGGCGGGATGCGAAAAGCGGCTAAAGCAGCCAGACGTTCTGAAACTGCGGTACGGCGACATAAAGAAGAAGCTTTCCGGCGGCAGGGTCATTTTTTTCTCCCGAACATCCTCAGCCAAAGACGTTTCCATATCATCCTCCAAAAAAACGATAAAGATATTACGAATAATTATCATTTATATTTTGGTTGGCTAACCTAAAAGGTATTG
This Klebsiella sp. RHBSTW-00484 DNA region includes the following protein-coding sequences:
- the entH gene encoding proofreading thioesterase EntH, coding for MAWKRQLTLDELNATSANTMVAHLGIVYTRIEEGVLEAEMPVDGRTHQPFGLLHGGASAALAETLGSMAGWLMTEEGQCVVGTELNATHHRAVSSGKVRGECRPLHLGRQGQSWEIAVFDERGRRCCTCRLGTAVLG
- the entA gene encoding 2,3-dihydro-2,3-dihydroxybenzoate dehydrogenase EntA, which produces MAGLDFHGQNVWVTGAGKGIGYATALAFVEAGATVTGFDLAFEGDNYPFATETLNVADAQQVAQVCGRLLDNIERLDVLVNAAGILRMGATDTLSLEDWQQTFAVNVGGAFNLFQQTMAQFRRQKGGAIVTVASDAAHTPRIGMSAYGASKAALKSLALTVGLELAGSGVRCNLVSPGSTDTDMQRTLWVSDDAEQQRIRGFGEQFKLGIPLGKIARPQEIANTILFLASGHASHITLQDIVVDGGSTLGA
- the entB gene encoding enterobactin biosynthesis bifunctional isochorismatase/aryl carrier protein EntB gives rise to the protein MAIPKLQAYALPEASDIPANKVNWAFEPSRAALLIHDMQEYFLNFWGENSAMMEKVVANIAALRDFCKQNNIPVFYTAQPKEQSDEDRALLNDMWGPGLTRSPEQQQVIATLAPDDNDTVLVKWRYSAFHRSPLEDMLKEAGRDQLIITGVYAHIGCMTTATDAFMRDIKPFFVADALADFSREEHLMALKYVAGRSGRVVMTEELLPLPASKAALRALVLPLLDESDEPMDDENLIDYGLDSVRMMALAARWRKVHGDIDFVVLAKNPTIDAWWALLSREVK
- the entE gene encoding (2,3-dihydroxybenzoyl)adenylate synthase EntE, producing MIEFNRWPEDFAARYRQKGYWQDLPLTNLITRHAENDAIAIIEGDKQYSYREFNRLVDNLGFSLQRQGLKRGETALVQLGNVAEFYITLFALLRIGVAPVNALFSHQRSELNAYATQIEPALLIADREHALFADDVFLNAFVEQHPSVRVALLLNDNGEQSLTAAIEQPADHFVANPTPADEVAFFQLSGGSTGTPKLIPRTHNDYDYSIRRSNELCGVSAETRYLNALPAAHNYAMSSPGSLGVFLAGGVVVLAHDPSATLCFPLIEKHQINLTSLVPPAVSLWLQEIHDSGSNAQLQSLQLLQVGGARLSATLAARIPAEIGCQLQQVFGMAEGLVNYTRLNDSTERIINTQGCPMCPDDEVWVADAEGNPLPRGEVGRLMTRGPYTFRGYYKSPQHNAEAFDADGFYCSGDLISVDEDGYITVQGREKDQINRGGEKIAAEEIENLLLRHPAVIHVALVSMEDSLLGEKSCAYLVVKEPLRAVAVRRFLREQGVAEFKLPDRVECVDALPLTPVGKVDKKQLRQWLAERKLG
- the entC gene encoding isochorismate synthase EntC; translation: METSLAEDVREKKMTLPPESFFFMSPYRSFRTSGCFSRFSHPAADGDNLAGEFQSKMTAAFKEARAAGIAKPVMVGAIPFDTNEPSELFIPERWEDFSRTEKQQSARYASSQTPMDVVQRREIPEQDTFMAMVERAAALTATPEVDKVVLSRLIDITTRERVDSGALLERLIAQNPASFNFHVPLSDGGVLLGASPELLLRKEGARFSSVPLAGSARRQPDDVLDREAGHKLLASAKDRHEHDLVTQAMKAVLTPRSSELSLPDFPQLTTTPTLWHLATQIQGTALAKENAMSLACLLHPTPALSGFPHQVAKRLINELEPFDRQLFGGIVGWCDDEGNGEWVVTIRCARLHQHTLRLFAGAGIVPASSPLGEWRETGVKLTTMLNVFGLQ